GCATCAAAGTGATGCCCCGAAACATGCCCCACCGCCCCCATCGCTAAAAGACGCCGCGACTCCGCATGCGAAATCCACCCATTAAAAATCGGCCCCGACGAACCGGTCTCATCCATGGCCCCAATCCCCACCAACGCCACATCCGCATGCGAAGCCAACGCCAAAGCGTTCGCCACAGACTCCTCTTTCTTCAACTCCCGCGCCAAACGCGGCGTACCCACAATGAGCGGAGCCGGCATCTGCCGATAATCCCCACCCAAACGCTCCGCTATCCGCCGCGTCACATCAGGAGAATCAACAAGCGGATTCGCCCGACTTAGTGCCCCAATCATCTGCACCACATGCAAATCCCGCAGCGACATCGTCGGCAACTCATAGGCCACCTCACTGACCGTCGTCCCCGCAGACACCGCCAACACCGTTGCCCGCTGCACGGCCTCCACCAGCACCTCCGCACCCGCCCGAGCCGGACCCGGATCAGCCTCAGCAGCACTGTCCGTCACTCGCGCCGAACGCAACCCAAACCGCTCCACCAGCGCAGACTCCAACGCCATATGCCGCTCAACCGGGTGCGATATATCGAAACGGACAATTCCCCGCTGCCGCGCCTGCGTCAACAACCTTGAGACCGACGAACGTGAATACCCAATCCGCGCGGCAATTGTGCTCTGACTCAGCTGATCCTCGTAATACCAACGCG
This region of Dermatophilus congolensis genomic DNA includes:
- a CDS encoding sugar-binding transcriptional regulator, with protein sequence MESIAEHREHIQLLLSVSRWYYEDQLSQSTIAARIGYSRSSVSRLLTQARQRGIVRFDISHPVERHMALESALVERFGLRSARVTDSAAEADPGPARAGAEVLVEAVQRATVLAVSAGTTVSEVAYELPTMSLRDLHVVQMIGALSRANPLVDSPDVTRRIAERLGGDYRQMPAPLIVGTPRLARELKKEESVANALALASHADVALVGIGAMDETGSSGPIFNGWISHAESRRLLAMGAVGHVSGHHFDAQGHPVVTDLYERVLSVPLGRLRSVRTVIGVAAGEGKTAAIRGALLGGYINVFVTDAATAHRVLRQG